From uncultured Pseudodesulfovibrio sp.:
TGCTAACTTGGCTCAAGGTCCGGCCATGACGCATGAGCAGTGTGTGCAGGCACTCAATTTGGGTATTTCATTGGCTGATCGTGCTCATGAGGAAGGGGTAAAAGTTCTTGGGACAGGCGACATGGGTATTTCCAACACCACGCCATCCACTGCTCTGTATTGTGCATACCTCGGACTTGAGCCTGAATCCATGACCGGCCCCGGAACCGGTCTTGACAAGGACGGCGTTGTTTCCAAGGCAAATGTCATCCGTAAGGGGCTTGTGGCGAATGCTGATGTTGTGGGGTCCGGCGATGCTGTTGGTATCCTTGCCGCACTTGGTGGGCTGGAAATCGCGACTTTGGCTGGTCTTATTCTCGGTGGAGCAAAGAACCGTCAGCTTGTGTGCGTGGATGGATTTATTTCTACCGCCGCTTATCTCGCTGCCTGGAAAATTTGTCCCACGGTGCGAGAATACAGCATCATCAGTCATGCTTCCGCAGAACCCGGTCATGCTGCCGCAGTCAAGGCCATGGAGCTGAAGCCCTATCTTGATCTCGGCTTTCGACTCGGCGAAGGGACCGGCGCGGCATGTGCCATGTTCCTTGTTAGAGGAGCTGCCAATATCTTTAACGATATGGCGACTTTTGCAGACGCAGGCGTTGCCGAAGCTGACGCGTAGAGTTGTCTCCGACGGCTGAGGGAAGGGAAGAGGGAAACCCTTTGAGAAGGGTTCTCCCTCTTCCCTTCCCCCAGACCCCCATCCTATCTCCCTTCCCAAAATTTTTGTAGTGCCTTCGGCGATGCCGTTTGATGGCCGTGTATAGTATAAGATGATTTTTATATCACACGGAAGAGTCAACAAGGTTTGTTGGATAGATATGATTTTGCTGTCGTTCTTTTGTGCAATTCATTTTTACCACCGAATTTATCTCTTTTCTTAAAAGGCACCAGCAAAGCGCCGTGCCTTCTTTCCTTTTGAAATGGAGTGCTTTGGGATGCGAAGCATCCCAACAACGGCTTTTTCCCCCGGAGGCGTGAAGCTTTCGAGAGTGGTTTAGCTCCTAGGCGGGAGGCCCGAGGCAGCCGGAGGCGTAGCCTAGCTACGGTGAGGATTGACTCGCGCCTTCCAACGACGGAGATGGGCCGCTATCGGAAGCCGTGTCTGAACGATTCTCCAAAAAAATAGGCTGGACAAAGCGTCCAGCCTATTTTTTTGGAGAATCGTTCACAAACCTATGCATCGCCGAGATCTCCGGTGACAGCCTGTATGACGTCTCCCTTGGCGTTGTAGGTGCCGGTGGCCTCAACCTTGACGAGTTGACGAGCCATTTCCGGGTTTTCCAAAACCTCACGTTGGAGCCTGACCTTGCGGATATTCTTAACTTGATCCGTCAAATTCGCGCCCTGTACTTCAAATCCAGCAACTTCCATGATTCGTACCTCCTTGAGAGGGGTGTTGAATATGTTATATGCTTTCTTTATCGGCTTCCCTAAGGAAACCTTTAGGGGATTGGCCGGATCACGGGGCTTGCGTTCCCCTGGGAGTCGGACTCCTGTGAGCTTTTTCATAGGCTTATAGCGTGAAATGTTTTTATGAAGAGGCCGTTAAAAACGGCCTTTTCAGTGCTAGGATACGCGATTGTAGACTTCATCGAGGATTTCTTTGCCGCCGGCCTTGCAGACCTGATCGGCTAATTCCATGCCCAAATCCCATGCGTCTTTGGCCTTGCCTTCGATCTCCATGCGGATGGGGCGGGAACCGTCCACGTCAGCCACGAAGCCTGTCAGATGGACAGAATCACCGTCCAGAACGGACCATGCTGCAATGGGTACCTGACAACCGCCGTCAAGACCGGTCAGGAAGCCGCGTTCAGCCATGACCTGCACCTTGGTGGGGGCGTGGTCGAGGAACTGGAGCATTTCGATCAACTCGGTGTTGTCGGTGCGATACTCGATGCCGAGTGCGCCCTGTGCCACGGCGGGCAGAAATTCGGGCGGTCCGAGTTCTTTTCTTTTGGGAGCGGAGATTCCCAATCGCTCAAGACCTGCTGTGGCGACGACAATGGCGTCGAAATTTCCGTCCAGCAACTTCTGGATGCGGGTGTTGAGGTTGCCGCGCAGGGATTCGATTTTGAGATCGGAGCGCAGAGCGGCAAGCTGGGACTGACGGCGCAGGCTTGATGTGCCGACGACAGCACCTTCGGGCAACCCCTTGAGGCCATCGTATTTGACGGACAGCAGGGTGTCTGTGGATGCTCCGCGTTCGGTGATGATACCTACTTCAAGGCCTTCAGGCAGTTTGGTGGGAACATCTTTCATGGAGTGGACTGCGAGTTGGGCGCGGCCATCAAGCATGGCTTCTTCGATTTCTTTGACAAAGAGTCCTTTGCCGCCGACTTTGGCCAGCGGTACGTCGAGAATCTTGTCGCCCTTGGTTTTGATTTTGAGCAGTTCGACGGTCAAGTCGGGGTATTGGGCTTCAAGTCGATCCTTGATGTGGTCGGCCTGCCAAAGAGCGAGTTCGCTCCCTCTGGTGGCGATAGTCAATGTTTTCATTGGAAACCTTCTGGTGAGAAAAAAGTTAACCGCAATTGGAGCAGTCGCCGCCGGAGCAGCCTGAACAGGGGGACGAAGAGGAAAAACTGGAACCAGTATCAGCTTCACCACCACTGGATTCAGGAGCGGAAGCGCCGCCAGCAATCTTGGAACGGACCGCACTCATGAGTTTGCCGGTCTTTTCTGATTGGCATTTGGGGCAGGGAGGACATTCATCCCGATCAAAAACGAGTTCTTCGAATTCGTGGCCGCAATCACTACATTTGTATTCAAATATGGGCATGACATGCTCCGAAATGGTGTTTTTTGTCGAGTTCGCCCGACAGAGGGATTCCATAGCCGAAAAGGGCTTGACTGGCAATGTGCAGGGAGGAAGGTAAGTCGTGATGCTGTTATGTCTAGTCTTACAGGACGAAAACAATCCTTTACAGAATCGGTATCCAATGGAAGAGTATGAGACAGTTGAGGTCTGTTTTTTGTGTTGTTTTTTGAATTTTGCCGGAGTATTTAGTGAGTATCATGAACGACGATTTTTTTGCTCTTGATCTTGCCAGTACCCTTGATGATGAAGGTGCCCCCAAGCCTCCTTCCGGTTGGAAGTATATGTCTCGCGGCGGTATGCTTCGATGCGTATTCTCGACCACTCGCCCCGTGAAGATGGGCATGGGAGCCAGTCAGCGGACACATACCAGCCAGAACTTTTGGTATGTCGAGCAAGTGGATCGAGAAGAATTTTCTGGTCGAATGATTAATGATATCCATGTGCCAACCGGCGATCCTGAGTCCATCTCCATGCAGGATTTGGTCAGCAACTATACACCGGAGTTGTCCTATTTTGAGGAATTGGTCCGTCCGGCCATGGCGGTTGCGGCCAACATCAGCCAGGATGAGGTGACGGGTGTTGATGCCAACGGTTTTTTGTCTCTGTTTGGTCTTAGCTTGATTTATCTTTCTCGCCATGAGCCTGACAGGGCAAGGGGGTTGCTCGATCAACTCGTGCGTATCAAGGCAGATTTTGAAGGGAAGGATCAGTTCCTCTTTAATGACCTTGGGATCGCTTTGCGCAAAAGTGGCATGTACCCTGAAGCTATGGCCTATTTTCACCGGGCATTGGAATTCGTGGGTGACGATGAAAATCTTTATTACAATCTGGCACGCGTTCATTACGAAAACAACGACTGGGAAGGATGTTTGGAACATCTCATTCTTTCACATAGGCTCAATCCTGAGTTAGAAGTCACGCATAGCCTTCTTGAGATGATTGTAGGATTAGATCAAGATCATTCGTTGCTTGGCCGATATGGCAAGCCCTCAATTCCGCCGCATGTCGCATCGCGGGCACGGCAGATATTAACTGCCGATTCCGGTAAGTTGAAGCTTGATGAAGAGCCGGTAGTCATGGGTATTGAACCCGGAAGAGCTCGGTCAGGTGCTGTTGGTGTCGTGGAATTAAAAAAACATGGCAGCGACAAATAGTTGATGAAAATTTCTGTATTTCAAGTGTGTTGTTGAAACACGTGCGAATTTCTATTTCAGACCTCTAAAGCCGGTTTTGTTTCTCTCCGATAAGAAACATGGTTGAGGGATGGAATGTTGTTCGGCAATTGCCGGAACCATCTCTCTTTAAGTAATGAACGCGGTTGGTGTCGCGGGAGCCCAATGCTCAATGCACAAGGCTGGTAGCACCGTGTTCGGCCATATCATGAAGACTCGCTTTGCATCAGGGGAAGATGCTCGGTGAGGTGATCGGTCGGGCACGTCGCAGCCTTGTAAGGGATTCCCATGAGGCAGGATTCGCATGTCTCCCTGGACGGCAGGGGGCAGTCATATACCAAGCAACGACATGGCGGTTTCGAGCATGTGTGTTGCATCTTTTCCACTCCGAGAACGCATTTGCTTAGTCGGGCGACAACGTTGCGCGGTCAGGGACAAAAGCATTATTGGCTTGTTCGCCAGATGGACGAAGCCTCTTTTGGTGTGCGTGGTGTGGACGGTGATTTTTTGCCTTTCGGAACCGAAGCAGTCATCCCTCTCAGTGAGTTGTTGACGTATTATTCACCAGAGGTCGCGGTTTTTGAAGAACGGTTGTTGATCGCAACCAAAGAACATGACTTTCGGATGACTGGTGATCGTCGGTCCATTTTGCGTATAGACCAAGCCAATGTGCGCGGTCTTTTCAACATTGCCATCAAGTACATCAAGACCCGTAAACTTTCACGGGCGCGTGTCTTTGTCCGTGAATTGCTCAGGCTGACAACTGAGTATGCTGGTAGGGATCAGTTTCTGTTCAATGATTTCGGTATTCGTCTTCGCAAGGCTCGGTATTTTGATGGAGCGGTTCTTTGTTATAGGCGTGGTTTGGCTTTTACACAGGTCGATGATCACCTCTATTACAATTTGGCTCGAGCCTATTATGAACAGGGGCAGTGGTGGGACTGCATGAACGCGTTGGTGTCATGTTTTGATCTTAATCCTGAACTGCCAGTAGCTCGTGATTTGGTGGTACTTATCTTAGCCTTGGCTGATAGTGCGCGACTCAGGATGCGATATGGCAAGCCACCGGTGCCGGATGGTGTGGCCCGGCGGGCAGAAGTGTTGGGTGAGGCGGTTTTCATTCATGATGAGTCTGCGCAGAGAACAGCGCGTGAGATGAGTGTGCGTGAAGAAGAGAAGGAGGGCCTGTGGCTTCCCGGCAGGGATGCTGTGGGGTTGTAAAATGGTTATTGAGGGTGAAAGAAAAGCCTCGGCGTATATACACCGAGGCTTTTGATTTTTATGAGCGGTCAGTTTAGCATTTTTTTGCTTGTGGCCAGACCTGATCCACCTTTTCGATGGGTACGATTTTGATCCGCTTGCGCAGTTCGTCAGGAATTTCGCTCAAATCCTTCTTGTTTTGGGCTGGAATGAGCACTTTCTTCATGCCGCGAGATACGGCTGCAAGGATTTTTTCCTTGACGCCGCCGACAGGCAGGACGCGTCCACGTAGGCTGATTTCGCCGGTCATGGCCAAATCCGGGCAGACCGGAGTGTTGGTCAATGCGGAGATGAGTGCAGTCACCAGCGTGACACCGGCAGACGGGCCATCCTTGGGCGTTGCTCCTGCCGGGACGTGAACGTGAATATCCAGTTTCTCCGAGAAAGCGGGATCAATGCCGTAAGTGTCGGCCATGGTGCGAGCGATGGACAGGGCGGCTTGAGCCGATTCCTTCATCACGTCGCCGAGCTTGCCGGTCAAAGTGAGCTTGCCCTTGCCGGGCATGGTCGTCACTTCAATGTGCAGAATTTCACCGCCATATGGAGTCCAGGCCAAACCAACCGCAACCCCCGGAGGCAGGGTGGTTTCCTTTTCGTCGTCCAGAAAACGCGGTGGTC
This genomic window contains:
- the cobT gene encoding nicotinate-nucleotide--dimethylbenzimidazole phosphoribosyltransferase, whose translation is MDTFFEAALAAIEPVDQALAKQGQAHLDNLTKPQGSLGRLEELALQLYLIQEDKKLSVDPMRVYTVAGDHGVNAEGVSVFPQEVTRQMVLNFLNNGAGINVLAETVGAQLYVVDAGCCGGKYDEHPNLIQAKVAEGTANLAQGPAMTHEQCVQALNLGISLADRAHEEGVKVLGTGDMGISNTTPSTALYCAYLGLEPESMTGPGTGLDKDGVVSKANVIRKGLVANADVVGSGDAVGILAALGGLEIATLAGLILGGAKNRQLVCVDGFISTAAYLAAWKICPTVREYSIISHASAEPGHAAAVKAMELKPYLDLGFRLGEGTGAACAMFLVRGAANIFNDMATFADAGVAEADA
- the hemC gene encoding hydroxymethylbilane synthase; this encodes MKTLTIATRGSELALWQADHIKDRLEAQYPDLTVELLKIKTKGDKILDVPLAKVGGKGLFVKEIEEAMLDGRAQLAVHSMKDVPTKLPEGLEVGIITERGASTDTLLSVKYDGLKGLPEGAVVGTSSLRRQSQLAALRSDLKIESLRGNLNTRIQKLLDGNFDAIVVATAGLERLGISAPKRKELGPPEFLPAVAQGALGIEYRTDNTELIEMLQFLDHAPTKVQVMAERGFLTGLDGGCQVPIAAWSVLDGDSVHLTGFVADVDGSRPIRMEIEGKAKDAWDLGMELADQVCKAGGKEILDEVYNRVS
- a CDS encoding zinc ribbon domain-containing protein, which gives rise to MPIFEYKCSDCGHEFEELVFDRDECPPCPKCQSEKTGKLMSAVRSKIAGGASAPESSGGEADTGSSFSSSSPCSGCSGGDCSNCG
- a CDS encoding tetratricopeptide repeat protein, which encodes MNDDFFALDLASTLDDEGAPKPPSGWKYMSRGGMLRCVFSTTRPVKMGMGASQRTHTSQNFWYVEQVDREEFSGRMINDIHVPTGDPESISMQDLVSNYTPELSYFEELVRPAMAVAANISQDEVTGVDANGFLSLFGLSLIYLSRHEPDRARGLLDQLVRIKADFEGKDQFLFNDLGIALRKSGMYPEAMAYFHRALEFVGDDENLYYNLARVHYENNDWEGCLEHLILSHRLNPELEVTHSLLEMIVGLDQDHSLLGRYGKPSIPPHVASRARQILTADSGKLKLDEEPVVMGIEPGRARSGAVGVVELKKHGSDK